A stretch of DNA from bacterium:
TTTGCCCGGCCACCACAGGCCGGGGACGGCGCGGACCCGGGCCAGCAGCGCGGCGCGGTCCTCGCCGGCCCGCTTGCCGTCGCGGACGGCGTCCGCGATCTCCAGCAGCGCCTCCTCCCCGTCGCCCACGCACACGACGTCGGCGAAGGGGCCCAGCACCGTCGGGTTCGCGGCGCAGTGCCCGCCGACGAGCACCAGCGGGTCGCCGTCGCCGCGGTCGGCCGCGCGCAGCGGCACGCCCGCCAGGTCGAGCATCGTCAGCAGGTTGGTCAGGCACAGCTCGTAGCCCAGCGAGAAGCCGATCACGTCGAACGCGCGCGCCGGCCGGCCCGACTCCAGCGCGAACAGGGGCAGGCGCCCCTCGCGCAGCAGCGCCTCGAGGTCGGGCCAGGGCGCGAACGCGAGGTCGGCGTAGGCGTCCTCGCGCGCGTTGACCGCGGCGTAGAGGATGCGCAGGCCGTTGTTGGAGATGCCCAGCTCGTAGGCGTCGGGGTAGGAGAGCAGGAAGTTGGCGCGGGTCGGGTCCCAGTCCTTGCGCGACGCGCCCAGCTCCCCGCCCAGGTAGCGCCCCGGGCGGGAGACCAGGGGCAGCACGCGCCGCCGCAACGCGGCGCGCAGCCGCTGCGGATCGTCGTACGCCGGGTCCGGGCGGTGGCGACCGCCCTGGGCGTTTCCGGACACGGAGCCTCGTTTCCGATCGGGACCGGGCGTCAACGCGCCCCCGGAGAGCCCACTTCCGGGGTGGCGGCGCCGCGGTCCAGGATCTCCTTGCTCAGCTCGTTCTCGAAGGGCACGGGGTAGTTCCCGGTGAAGCAGGCGGCGCAGTGCACCGACGGGTTCCCGGTGGCCCGCAGCAGGCCTTCGAGCGAGAGATAGGCCAGGGAATCGACACGCAGGTAGGTGGCGATCTCGTCCACCGTATGGCTGCTCCCGATGAGCTCCTTGCGCACGGGCGTGTCGATGCCGTAGTAACAGGGATGCGTCACCGGCGGCGAGGCGATGCGCAGGTGCACCTCGGCCGCCCCCGCGGCGCGGATGAGCTTCACGAGCTTCCGCATGGTCGTGCCGCGGACGATGCTGTCGTCGATCACGACGACGCGTTTCCCCTCGATCAGTCTGCGGACGGGATTGAACTTGATGCGCACGGACATGTCCCGGACCTTCTGGGCCGGCGAGATGAAGGTGCGCCCGACATAGTGGTTGCGGATGAGCGCCAGCTCGAACGGCAGGCCGGTCCGCCGGGCATAGCCGAGGGCCGCCGTGTTGCTGGAGTCCGGGACGGCGCAGACGAAATCGGCGTCGGCGGGGCTCTCCTGCCCCAGGATCTCGCCGCAGCGGCGGCGGGTCTCGTCGACGCTGACGCCGAAGATCGTGCTGTCCGGACGCGAGAAGTAGATGTGTTCGAAGACGCACTGGGTGATCTCGCCGCGCGGCGCCAGCCGCCGGCTCGTCAGGCCGTTCCCGTCCAGGACGACCATCTCGCC
This window harbors:
- the purF gene encoding amidophosphoribosyltransferase; translated protein: MGAEGRHWREECGVVGVAGCAGAGELSALALHALQHRGQESAGVSTSDGHTVRTHRAMGLVADVFTEAVVKSLDGTFSIGHVRYSTTGSSQLENAQPLQVTCHRGTVAVAHNGNLVNAHLLRREMERDGSIFSTTSDTEVILHLIARSRAASFEDAVAEAVGKVKGAYCLLVLCRDKLIAARDPRGFRPLCLGRYRDSYVIASESCAFDIIGGTYLRDIEPGEMVVLDGNGLTSRRLAPRGEITQCVFEHIYFSRPDSTIFGVSVDETRRRCGEILGQESPADADFVCAVPDSSNTAALGYARRTGLPFELALIRNHYVGRTFISPAQKVRDMSVRIKFNPVRRLIEGKRVVVIDDSIVRGTTMRKLVKLIRAAGAAEVHLRIASPPVTHPCYYGIDTPVRKELIGSSHTVDEIATYLRVDSLAYLSLEGLLRATGNPSVHCAACFTGNYPVPFENELSKEILDRGAATPEVGSPGAR